The Erythrobacter sp. genome segment GAGGGGCCGCTATCCGTTAGGTGCTAACCCTGCGCCAACACCCAGCGATACCCGGCCCCACCGTGAGCATTGCGTCTGCCACCACCATTTTTCGGAGTGGACACTAGTAGCAACGAGATTGGGAGCGAGGCGAAGGAAGCGCTGCCGATGGTTCTCCCTCATAATCCTCGTCTGCGAACAGTCATTTGTAAGCGTAGCCAAAACGCGCATCTTGGTAAACCTGGTCGGCCAAGTAATGCGTCCGCTCCTTTATTGCGTTTTCATCCCACGAACCAAACTTTTGGGCATACTCCGCAAATTCATATATATACTGGGGGACATTCTTAATGTTGTTCGAAAAATTTGCAGGATGTAAAAGCTTCTCGATTTTTTGTTCAGGACTATCACTTCCGAGAATGCCATTTATTTGCTTCGGCATTACGATGAGGTTGCCAATGTCATGAACCACAGAATCTTCATCGGTGGCACTGGATTGCGCCAATAAATGCTCGATATCGAATTCACTAACCGCGCCGGCTTCGGCGCCATAAAAATCGACCAAGCTAATTCTCTGACCCTCTTTGACGGCCTTATTGGCGATTCTATCAAACGTATATCTGATGATCGCCCGATCATTTAAGCTTTCATAACTCAAATAACCGAAGTTTGCAGAAAACTCTTCTCGACTCGCTGTACGCTCCTTCAGTTCCTCTAAAAGAGAGTTTACACCTGCCTTAAAGTCGTCACCGTTGTAAAGTCGGTCAGAATGCGATGCATAAGTTCTTTCGACTTCATTTCCGATGCGACGGCAAATTTTATTATTAATGTAGTGGTATGACTCGAGATAGCGAACCAAATTGATGAGGTCTTTAGGGTCTCTTCCATCTTGAGGCAGGTTCGTAAACGCGCTGACTGCGGCGTAAATAAGGGGCAGGGGTTGCGTCACGTTAAAGAGTCGTAGAGCGGCGACTGATCGAGATATCTCCGTCAGATACATCATGTTGGTCGCGACACCGACACCCATCATCCAGTCAGGAAAGGTCTTTCTCTCGTTGGAATAAAAAGCTGCGTAGTATTCGCTGAAATTCTGGAGTTCATTGACGAATTCATTTACTCCGATTTCGGCCGCATAACTCCGCAGATTTCGGTACAAATCTCTATTTGCAACTGGGCCTCTGCGTGAGATCCAAAAATACTTTAGAACGCGGAGAATGTTATTCCCTGCGTATTCGGACACACGGTCCCAGATTTCCTCTGCTGCGTCGTCGAGTTCTTTGCTTCTGGAAAACAGGAAGTTTTTAAGGAGATCTGAGACCTCAAGTGGCTTTCCACGGGCATTAGTGCGCTCAAATATCTCAAACGCTTCAGATTTGTCGTCGACGTCAATTCTGATAATGTAGGTCTGATGCTGTAACTGCTTTACAAATTTTATGAATGCTTCTTGCCCCTTGCCCTCGCAAAGATCACTGATTTGGGTAGCTGCATACTTATAAATCGGTTCAACTCGGGAAACTTGGCGACGAATCGACCGAGTTTTCTTAGTTTTGGAATCGAAGACTGAGTCGGGAAAAGAAGTATCCCAATCGGGAGCGCACATGATGTCGAAAACGTCACGAATCGTCTCAGACGCTTTCAACCTGTTAAAGCTACTTCCAAGTACAACATCAGAATTTTGAATATCGTTCTGTATGTTAAGTGCAAGCTGCGGATTTTGCAAAACATTTTTAGCAAAATCTCGTGCAGCAATTAGAGCAATGATTATTGTCGTAAATCGTTGTTGACCGTCGATAATTTCTACTTGATTCCCACTTTTTTCATCGGCGACATCAAATATCATACTGCCGAGAAAGAGGTCTTGATCATAGTTCGATTCTAGGCACTGTATCAGATCAGTAAAGAGATCCTTTACCTGCGTGTCACCTTTCCAATCGTAGCCTCTCTGATACCGTGGGATCACAAACTGTGAGTTTGAGCTTACAAGTTGCTTTATTGTGAATTTTCGCGGCTCGCGCATAAATATCCTCCAGATAAGCATGAGTTACCGAGGCCGTGCGGTTCGTCAATGGGATTTAGCGGCATAGTTAGCCGGCGCGGGTTCGACACAATTTTGCCCCCCTTTCCTACATCCCCCATTCCATGCCCTACTGCGCGGTTCCGTCCCCCACCGCTCACGAGGCATAGCCCA includes the following:
- a CDS encoding DUF262 domain-containing protein, coding for MREPRKFTIKQLVSSNSQFVIPRYQRGYDWKGDTQVKDLFTDLIQCLESNYDQDLFLGSMIFDVADEKSGNQVEIIDGQQRFTTIIIALIAARDFAKNVLQNPQLALNIQNDIQNSDVVLGSSFNRLKASETIRDVFDIMCAPDWDTSFPDSVFDSKTKKTRSIRRQVSRVEPIYKYAATQISDLCEGKGQEAFIKFVKQLQHQTYIIRIDVDDKSEAFEIFERTNARGKPLEVSDLLKNFLFSRSKELDDAAEEIWDRVSEYAGNNILRVLKYFWISRRGPVANRDLYRNLRSYAAEIGVNEFVNELQNFSEYYAAFYSNERKTFPDWMMGVGVATNMMYLTEISRSVAALRLFNVTQPLPLIYAAVSAFTNLPQDGRDPKDLINLVRYLESYHYINNKICRRIGNEVERTYASHSDRLYNGDDFKAGVNSLLEELKERTASREEFSANFGYLSYESLNDRAIIRYTFDRIANKAVKEGQRISLVDFYGAEAGAVSEFDIEHLLAQSSATDEDSVVHDIGNLIVMPKQINGILGSDSPEQKIEKLLHPANFSNNIKNVPQYIYEFAEYAQKFGSWDENAIKERTHYLADQVYQDARFGYAYK